In one Streptomyces sp. NBC_00597 genomic region, the following are encoded:
- a CDS encoding FBP domain-containing protein: protein MDPLTEKQIRSSFVNCTKGEAARLKLPLDFNELPWEDLDFLGWVDPGAPLRAHLVRRDADGNPVGITLRVPGTSRTSALKSSVCQICLTGHAASGVSLLVAPLAGARGREGNTVGIYVCSDLACSLYIRGKRQPKLRAGHYEETLTTTEKIDRARTNLNAFTAKITS, encoded by the coding sequence GTGGACCCGCTCACCGAAAAACAGATCCGTTCGTCCTTCGTGAACTGCACCAAGGGCGAGGCGGCACGCCTCAAACTCCCCCTGGACTTCAACGAACTCCCCTGGGAAGACCTCGACTTCCTCGGCTGGGTCGACCCCGGCGCCCCGCTCCGCGCCCACCTCGTACGCCGCGACGCCGACGGCAACCCCGTCGGCATCACCCTCCGCGTCCCGGGCACCAGCCGCACCAGCGCGCTCAAGTCCAGCGTCTGCCAGATCTGCCTCACCGGCCACGCCGCCTCCGGCGTCTCCCTCCTCGTCGCCCCCCTCGCCGGAGCCCGCGGCCGCGAAGGAAACACCGTCGGCATCTACGTCTGCTCCGACCTCGCCTGCTCCCTCTACATCCGGGGCAAACGCCAGCCCAAACTCCGCGCGGGCCACTACGAGGAAACCCTCACCACCACCGAGAAGATCGACCGCGCCCGCACCAACCTCAACGCCTTCACCGCCAAGATCACCAGCTGA
- a CDS encoding sensor histidine kinase produces the protein MRTGCGYGLAGQRHRARPGTMEEPATDPGAAVTHEPPPAPAPGPPTVPGTTGPPGAPGAPGAPGKADTRALAAVMHTAFFLLLGASVARFLLRHPGSPSTPWIIALSITLALLYVLGPALGAAPTLRRLLWLGLVVATWVVLVVLAPSFAWCAVPLFYTALRTLPPRAAIVLVALLTMFVVAAQLKLSHEFDPNLLLAPPAVAALATAVFVHMERQARSQRALIDDLIRTRRELAATERREGTLAERQRLSMEIHDTLAQHLSSQQMLLQAADRTWDSDPTTARAHVRTATGIAARGLAEARRLVHDLAPPELEGGAGLAQALRALDAGPDIEVRFHLEGAPAPLPDRVQSALLRIAQGALANVREHAHARTAALTLSFLGDQVVLDIADDGEGFTEPRGATGERGHGLPAMRARVRQLGGTLTLESTPGEGTVLSAAIPLEPTG, from the coding sequence ATGCGGACCGGGTGCGGGTACGGATTGGCTGGTCAGCGCCATCGCGCACGACCGGGCACGATGGAGGAGCCAGCCACCGACCCGGGAGCCGCCGTGACCCACGAACCACCCCCGGCCCCGGCCCCGGGCCCCCCGACCGTCCCAGGGACCACGGGCCCGCCCGGTGCGCCCGGTGCGCCCGGTGCGCCCGGGAAGGCGGATACGCGCGCCCTCGCGGCCGTCATGCACACGGCGTTCTTCCTGCTCCTCGGCGCCTCCGTGGCCCGCTTCCTGCTGCGCCACCCCGGCTCGCCCAGCACCCCGTGGATCATCGCCCTCAGCATCACCCTGGCCCTGCTGTACGTCCTCGGCCCCGCGCTCGGCGCCGCGCCCACCCTGCGCCGGCTGCTCTGGCTCGGGCTGGTGGTCGCCACCTGGGTGGTCCTGGTCGTCCTCGCGCCCAGCTTCGCCTGGTGCGCCGTCCCCCTCTTCTACACCGCCCTGCGCACCCTTCCGCCCCGCGCGGCGATCGTCCTCGTGGCCCTGCTGACGATGTTCGTCGTGGCGGCCCAGCTCAAGCTCTCCCACGAGTTCGACCCGAACCTCCTGCTGGCCCCGCCCGCGGTCGCCGCCCTCGCCACCGCCGTCTTCGTCCACATGGAGCGCCAGGCCCGCTCCCAGCGCGCGCTGATCGACGACCTGATCCGCACCCGCCGCGAGCTGGCCGCCACCGAACGCCGCGAGGGCACCCTCGCCGAGCGGCAGCGGCTGTCTATGGAGATCCACGACACGCTCGCCCAGCACTTGTCCAGCCAACAGATGCTGCTCCAGGCCGCGGACCGCACCTGGGACAGCGACCCGACCACCGCCCGCGCGCACGTCCGTACCGCCACCGGCATCGCGGCGCGCGGCCTCGCCGAGGCCCGCCGGCTCGTCCACGACCTGGCCCCACCGGAACTCGAAGGCGGCGCCGGCCTCGCGCAGGCACTGCGCGCGCTCGACGCCGGACCCGACATCGAGGTCCGCTTCCACCTGGAGGGCGCCCCGGCCCCGCTCCCGGACCGCGTCCAGTCCGCGCTGCTGCGCATCGCGCAGGGGGCGCTGGCCAACGTCCGCGAGCACGCCCACGCCCGTACCGCCGCCCTGACCCTCAGTTTCCTGGGGGACCAGGTGGTCCTCGACATCGCCGACGACGGCGAGGGCTTCACCGAGCCGCGCGGCGCGACCGGGGAACGCGGGCACGGACTCCCGGCGATGCGCGCCCGTGTCCGCCAGCTCGGCGGCACCCTGACCCTCGAATCCACCCCCGGCGAGGGCACGGTCCTCTCGGCGGCCATCCCCTTGGAGCCCACCGGATGA
- a CDS encoding helix-turn-helix transcriptional regulator → MSTDFQQARVALGARLRELRTDRRLTGRQLAVLLGWTQSKISKLETGRQTATSDDLLAWADATGHPQAAEELITRLRSLESRSRAWRRQLAAGHKPVQDTLTAEYERTRTFHVWQGSTVVGMLQTAEYARHVFTRYADLHQSVRDMEEAVRARVKRQEMLYEPGRTFHIVMWEAALRVLVCPPPVLAAQLDRLAGVLGLDTVSLGIVPFGASLKIPPANGFWLYDDRLVIAEDWHAELWLDDADSVGVYRKVWQALSDSAVYGADAHRVIARARRALDTA, encoded by the coding sequence GTGAGCACCGACTTCCAACAAGCAAGGGTTGCCCTCGGTGCGCGGCTGCGCGAGCTACGCACCGATCGGCGGCTGACGGGCCGCCAGTTGGCGGTCCTGCTCGGCTGGACCCAGTCCAAGATCAGCAAACTGGAAACCGGCCGCCAGACCGCGACATCGGACGACCTGCTGGCGTGGGCGGACGCCACCGGCCATCCGCAAGCGGCGGAGGAGCTGATCACCCGGCTCCGCAGCCTGGAGTCCCGCTCCCGCGCGTGGCGCAGACAGCTCGCCGCGGGACACAAGCCGGTCCAGGACACGCTCACGGCGGAGTACGAACGCACGAGGACGTTCCACGTCTGGCAGGGCTCCACGGTCGTGGGCATGCTCCAGACCGCCGAGTACGCCCGCCACGTCTTCACCCGCTACGCCGACCTCCACCAGTCCGTCCGGGACATGGAGGAAGCCGTACGGGCCCGGGTGAAGCGCCAGGAGATGCTCTACGAGCCGGGGCGCACGTTCCACATCGTGATGTGGGAGGCCGCGCTCCGGGTTCTCGTATGCCCTCCTCCCGTACTGGCCGCTCAGCTCGACCGCCTGGCGGGCGTCCTCGGGCTGGACACCGTCTCCCTGGGCATCGTTCCGTTCGGCGCCTCCCTGAAGATCCCGCCGGCCAACGGTTTCTGGCTCTACGACGACCGCTTGGTGATCGCGGAGGACTGGCACGCGGAACTCTGGCTGGACGACGCGGACAGTGTCGGCGTCTACCGGAAGGTCTGGCAGGCACTCTCCGATTCCGCGGTCTACGGCGCCGACGCCCACCGCGTGATCGCCCGCGCCCGGCGGGCTCTCGACACCGCCTGA
- a CDS encoding DUF5958 family protein, whose translation MDERAVMLNMLAQELRPIEQGVEWFEALPAENQFEVLRDLCGHCMQARATEEDGPESVRRAGLRPTYTPAVLITRGQLNVQLEKIINLPQDERVKSFRLLVALLGVADKRRRERFCADWCGHAWHQLAGGTDWGAATD comes from the coding sequence ATGGACGAGCGCGCGGTCATGCTGAACATGCTCGCTCAGGAGTTGCGTCCGATCGAGCAGGGTGTCGAGTGGTTCGAAGCTCTGCCAGCTGAGAACCAGTTCGAGGTCCTGCGAGATCTGTGCGGACACTGCATGCAAGCCCGCGCAACGGAGGAGGACGGGCCCGAGAGCGTGCGGCGCGCCGGCCTTCGGCCGACGTATACCCCAGCGGTGCTGATCACGCGTGGGCAGCTGAACGTGCAGCTGGAAAAGATCATCAATCTGCCGCAGGACGAGCGCGTGAAGTCATTTCGGCTGTTGGTCGCGCTACTGGGGGTGGCGGACAAGCGTCGCCGGGAGCGGTTCTGCGCCGACTGGTGTGGTCATGCCTGGCACCAGTTGGCGGGTGGAACCGATTGGGGAGCGGCCACCGACTGA
- a CDS encoding pentapeptide repeat-containing protein, producing MARKGQQETVKAARRPEVRLPELGAWEGGELEPDGDYDGLEFADLELAGQEGVGARFMDCALRRCALDGAGLAKARFLDSVLEGVRGVGTDLSGASLRDVEVAQARLGGVQLHGAVLERVVFSGGKIDYLNLREARLKDVVFEGCVLVEADFGRAVLERVEFRGCTLRGVDFTGARMTDVDLRGAAELDIARGVEALAGAVISPAQLFDLAPALAAQLGLRVVG from the coding sequence ATGGCGCGCAAGGGGCAGCAGGAGACGGTGAAGGCGGCGCGGCGGCCGGAGGTGCGGTTGCCGGAGCTCGGTGCGTGGGAGGGCGGTGAGCTGGAGCCGGACGGGGATTACGACGGGCTGGAGTTCGCCGATCTGGAGCTGGCGGGGCAGGAGGGCGTGGGGGCCCGGTTCATGGACTGCGCGCTGCGGCGGTGCGCGCTGGACGGGGCGGGGCTGGCGAAGGCGCGGTTCCTGGATTCGGTGCTGGAGGGGGTCCGGGGGGTGGGGACGGATCTTTCGGGGGCTTCGCTGCGGGACGTGGAGGTGGCGCAGGCGCGGCTGGGCGGTGTGCAGTTGCACGGGGCCGTGCTGGAGCGGGTGGTGTTCAGCGGCGGCAAGATCGACTACTTGAACCTGCGGGAGGCGCGGCTCAAGGACGTGGTCTTCGAGGGGTGCGTGCTGGTCGAGGCGGACTTCGGGCGTGCGGTGCTGGAGCGGGTGGAGTTCCGCGGGTGCACGCTGCGGGGGGTGGATTTCACGGGGGCGCGGATGACGGACGTGGACCTGCGGGGGGCCGCGGAGCTGGACATCGCGCGGGGGGTGGAGGCGTTGGCTGGGGCGGTGATCAGTCCTGCGCAGCTGTTCGACCTGGCTCCGGCGCTGGCGGCGCAGCTGGGGCTGCGGGTCGTCGGGTAG
- a CDS encoding zinc-binding dehydrogenase: MRAIRLHAFGPAENLTHEHAETPVPAPGQVRIAVAAAGVHLLDTALRQGIPSPVHALPELPTIPGREVAGTVDALGPGTDPHWLGRQVVVHLGFAPGGYAEYAVADADRLHPVPPGLDPAQAVAMIGTGRTTLGILQFADLGPDSVALVPAAAGGIGTLLVQYAKNAGATVIALAGGPAKTALATANGADLALDYTQPDWPEAVRAHHPAGATVLFDSVGGPTARAALDLLAPGARHLVFGWSAGPVPLTDTDRATLTARAITTHNVLGPAMLQRAGSDDPLRLLETRALAEAAAGRLRPALQRYPLSEAAAAHHALETRATTGKVVLEP, encoded by the coding sequence ATGCGCGCCATCCGCCTCCACGCCTTCGGCCCCGCAGAGAACCTCACCCACGAGCACGCCGAAACCCCCGTCCCCGCCCCCGGCCAGGTCCGCATCGCCGTAGCCGCCGCCGGAGTCCACCTCCTCGACACCGCCCTCCGCCAAGGCATCCCGAGCCCCGTCCACGCCCTCCCCGAGCTCCCCACCATCCCCGGCCGCGAAGTCGCCGGCACCGTCGACGCCCTCGGCCCCGGCACCGACCCCCACTGGCTCGGCCGCCAGGTCGTCGTCCACCTCGGCTTCGCCCCCGGCGGCTACGCCGAGTACGCCGTCGCCGACGCCGACCGCCTGCACCCCGTACCGCCCGGCCTCGACCCCGCCCAAGCCGTCGCCATGATCGGCACCGGCCGCACCACCCTCGGCATCCTCCAGTTCGCCGACCTCGGCCCCGACTCCGTCGCCCTCGTACCCGCCGCGGCCGGCGGCATCGGCACCCTCCTCGTCCAGTACGCCAAGAACGCCGGCGCCACCGTCATCGCCCTCGCCGGCGGCCCCGCCAAAACCGCCCTCGCCACCGCGAACGGCGCCGACCTCGCCCTCGACTACACCCAACCCGACTGGCCCGAAGCCGTACGCGCACACCACCCCGCCGGAGCCACCGTCCTCTTCGACTCCGTCGGCGGCCCCACCGCCCGCGCCGCCCTCGACCTCCTCGCCCCCGGCGCCCGCCACCTCGTCTTCGGCTGGTCCGCCGGCCCCGTCCCCCTCACCGACACCGACCGCGCCACCCTCACCGCCCGCGCCATCACCACCCACAACGTCCTCGGCCCCGCCATGCTCCAACGAGCCGGCAGCGACGACCCCCTGCGCCTGCTCGAAACCCGCGCCCTCGCCGAAGCCGCCGCCGGCCGACTCCGCCCCGCCCTCCAGCGCTACCCGCTCAGCGAAGCCGCCGCCGCCCACCACGCCCTGGAAACCCGTGCCACCACCGGCAAAGTCGTCCTCGAACCCTGA
- a CDS encoding DUF6879 family protein → MPRRLRFIGTNSGNDGCPTLYEDLDTGEVLVQGDAVTDPQDVAQLRNVKEGEGFVVVPRVLLADFAPRDVESTPVLISFEEFAGMFRTFAHTAWRLETRRRYQSDEETETYQRFVRGEDAGWDLNDSWCVSRREQSALGKRFERVRIADNPPTPGQLYLLDNARRNSAVGEDIRNLWRSEAEALQLPDADFWLFDSRVIARLHFDDDDRMTGVELVTDPVEVTRACQVRDAAWHHAVPYETFAEQVPSAE, encoded by the coding sequence ATGCCACGGCGACTCCGGTTCATCGGTACCAACTCCGGCAACGACGGATGCCCGACCCTGTACGAGGATCTGGACACCGGGGAGGTGCTGGTCCAGGGCGACGCGGTGACCGACCCCCAGGACGTGGCGCAGCTCCGGAACGTCAAGGAGGGCGAGGGGTTCGTGGTCGTCCCCCGCGTGCTCCTGGCCGACTTCGCTCCCAGGGACGTGGAGAGTACGCCCGTGCTGATCAGCTTCGAGGAGTTCGCCGGGATGTTCCGGACCTTCGCGCACACGGCTTGGCGCCTGGAGACCCGGCGTCGCTACCAGTCCGACGAGGAGACCGAGACGTACCAGCGGTTCGTCCGGGGTGAGGACGCGGGCTGGGACCTAAACGACTCCTGGTGCGTGTCCCGGCGTGAACAGTCCGCCCTGGGCAAACGCTTCGAGCGAGTGCGGATCGCCGACAACCCGCCCACCCCCGGTCAGCTCTACCTGCTCGACAACGCCCGCCGCAACAGCGCCGTGGGCGAGGACATCCGCAACCTATGGCGCTCCGAAGCCGAAGCTCTGCAACTCCCCGACGCTGACTTCTGGCTCTTCGATTCCAGGGTGATCGCCCGGCTCCACTTCGATGACGACGACCGGATGACCGGCGTCGAACTGGTCACGGACCCTGTCGAGGTCACCCGCGCCTGCCAGGTACGGGACGCCGCGTGGCACCACGCCGTCCCGTACGAGACGTTCGCGGAACAGGTGCCGTCCGCCGAGTGA
- a CDS encoding heme-binding protein: protein MNTRTRILTGTALAVALGAGTFGAVSASAAQSGGAPAVAVAKKDGGANEKNFTTTTHLTVDAATRAAQAALEAAQKENQKVTVAVVDRNGNTIVTLRGDGAGPQSYESAQRKAYTAVSWNAPTSVLAGRLAQAPNLKDIPGTLFLGGGTPVQAKGAPVAGIGVAGAPSGDLDEKFAKAGVDALDK, encoded by the coding sequence ATGAACACCCGCACCCGCATCCTCACCGGTACCGCCCTCGCCGTTGCGCTCGGCGCCGGGACCTTCGGCGCGGTCAGCGCCAGCGCCGCGCAGAGCGGGGGCGCCCCGGCCGTCGCCGTCGCGAAGAAGGACGGCGGGGCGAACGAGAAGAACTTCACCACCACGACCCACCTCACCGTCGACGCCGCCACCCGCGCCGCCCAGGCCGCGCTGGAGGCCGCGCAGAAGGAGAACCAGAAGGTGACGGTCGCGGTCGTGGACCGCAACGGCAACACCATCGTCACCCTGCGCGGCGACGGCGCGGGCCCGCAGTCCTACGAGTCGGCGCAGCGCAAGGCCTACACCGCCGTGTCCTGGAACGCCCCGACCTCGGTGCTCGCGGGCCGCCTCGCCCAGGCGCCGAACCTGAAGGACATCCCCGGCACCCTCTTCCTCGGCGGCGGCACCCCGGTGCAGGCCAAGGGCGCCCCGGTCGCCGGCATCGGCGTGGCCGGCGCCCCCAGCGGTGACCTGGACGAGAAGTTCGCCAAGGCCGGCGTCGACGCGCTCGACAAGTAG
- a CDS encoding M4 family metallopeptidase has protein sequence MTHPASSPNPPRTRLAVLLGTVAVMTVTAATAPATAATPAAAALTAQDTATVSVTDARAGTGTSTGTGHSQHSGTVPLTSYFNGTAYQLRDTTRGNQRTLDAMNQTTGGTLFTDPDNDWGGTGTPANRQSAGVDAHYAAAVTWDFYKNVLGRNGIRGDGTGVTSRVHYGNNQPNAFWDPACACVNYGDDPATGQTLATLDIAGHELTHGVIAATAALTHSGEPGALNEGTADIFGTAVEFFADSTTDVGDYLIGERVFTGATVRRMDHPSLDGHSRDYWSPDIGTLDPYAASGPARHFFYLLAEGSGPKEINKISYDSPTYDGSKLLGIGQDKAVRIWYRALSLYMTSTTNYARARTATLRATADLYGPAGVEYGRVAAAWTAVNVR, from the coding sequence GTGACCCACCCAGCGTCCTCCCCGAACCCTCCCCGCACCCGCCTCGCCGTCCTCCTAGGAACCGTCGCCGTCATGACGGTCACCGCGGCCACCGCCCCGGCCACCGCCGCGACCCCGGCCGCGGCCGCGCTCACAGCGCAGGACACCGCCACCGTCAGCGTCACCGACGCCCGAGCCGGCACCGGCACCAGCACCGGCACCGGCCACAGCCAGCACTCCGGCACCGTCCCCCTCACCAGCTACTTCAACGGCACCGCCTACCAGCTCCGCGACACCACCCGCGGCAACCAACGCACCCTCGACGCCATGAACCAGACCACCGGCGGCACCCTCTTCACCGACCCCGACAACGACTGGGGCGGCACCGGCACCCCAGCCAACCGCCAGTCCGCCGGCGTGGACGCCCACTACGCCGCCGCCGTCACCTGGGACTTCTACAAGAACGTCCTCGGCCGCAACGGCATCCGCGGCGACGGCACCGGCGTCACCTCCCGCGTCCACTACGGCAACAACCAACCCAACGCCTTCTGGGACCCGGCCTGCGCCTGCGTCAACTACGGCGACGACCCCGCCACCGGCCAGACCCTCGCCACCCTCGACATCGCCGGCCACGAACTCACCCACGGCGTCATCGCCGCCACCGCCGCACTCACCCACTCCGGCGAACCCGGCGCCCTCAACGAAGGCACCGCCGACATCTTCGGCACCGCGGTCGAATTCTTCGCCGACAGCACCACCGACGTCGGCGACTACCTCATCGGCGAACGCGTCTTCACCGGCGCCACCGTGCGCCGCATGGACCACCCCAGCCTCGACGGTCACTCCCGCGACTACTGGTCACCCGACATCGGCACCCTCGACCCCTACGCCGCCTCCGGCCCCGCCCGGCACTTCTTCTACCTCCTCGCCGAAGGCAGCGGCCCCAAGGAAATCAACAAGATCTCCTACGACTCCCCCACCTACGACGGCTCCAAGCTGCTCGGCATCGGCCAGGACAAGGCCGTCCGCATCTGGTACCGCGCCCTGAGCCTCTACATGACCTCCACCACCAACTACGCCCGCGCCCGCACCGCCACCCTCAGGGCCACCGCCGACCTCTACGGCCCCGCCGGCGTCGAATACGGACGTGTCGCCGCCGCCTGGACCGCCGTCAACGTCCGCTGA
- a CDS encoding GNAT family N-acetyltransferase — protein MIRSAVVEDVPVIHAMIRELAKYEKVPHEARATQEQLREALFGVRPAAFAHVAEAAGGEVVGFSVWFLSFSTWRGAHGIYLEDLYVRPGVRGGGYGKALLAELARICVERGFERLEWSVLDWNVSAIDFYRSVGAVSMDEWTVNRLTDDALRKLGGVE, from the coding sequence ATGATCCGTAGCGCTGTTGTCGAGGACGTGCCCGTCATCCACGCGATGATCCGCGAGTTGGCAAAGTACGAGAAGGTGCCGCACGAGGCGCGGGCCACGCAGGAGCAGTTGCGGGAGGCGTTGTTCGGGGTGCGGCCGGCGGCGTTCGCGCACGTCGCGGAGGCGGCGGGTGGGGAGGTCGTCGGGTTCTCGGTGTGGTTCCTGAGCTTCTCGACGTGGCGCGGGGCGCACGGGATCTATTTGGAGGACCTGTACGTGCGGCCGGGTGTCCGCGGCGGCGGGTACGGGAAGGCGCTGTTGGCGGAGTTGGCGCGGATCTGTGTGGAGCGCGGGTTCGAGCGGCTGGAGTGGTCGGTCCTCGACTGGAACGTGTCTGCCATCGACTTCTATCGATCAGTCGGAGCGGTGTCAATGGACGAGTGGACCGTGAACCGCCTGACGGACGACGCGCTCCGCAAGCTGGGCGGGGTGGAGTAG
- a CDS encoding methyltransferase domain-containing protein, whose translation MTERATTEAGPQGLASRLMDAGALTSGWLPAYRAVLRESFVPDVIWPGVGLADGGPVASIDRRTDPEAWFRAVYSDTSLTTQWDDGSHTGPDRGNIPTCSNSQPAMVFSMLAALDVQPGAKVLEVGTGTGWNAALLSERVGSENVTTIEFDPENAATARARLDATGYNPVAVVGDGSQGWAACAPYDRVLITASLRQIPADIIRQSRPGGIIVSPYATEYGGEAVVRLTVREDGSASGPFVGSSAFMRLRQQRAYRTHVKTYLGGKPWPADGRRTTTSLSPEDAADWLPMFAIGLQTEGMFPYPEKLDGGRYALWLRDTQVTSWASIDFVPDAEEFEVYQSGPRELWTELTAAHAWWDDQGHPDFERFGLTVDPDGTVRAWLDSPEHPVPAVG comes from the coding sequence GTGACCGAACGCGCCACGACGGAGGCCGGCCCCCAGGGGTTGGCCTCCCGGCTCATGGATGCCGGGGCCCTGACCTCCGGCTGGCTCCCCGCGTACCGAGCGGTGCTCCGGGAGTCGTTCGTCCCGGATGTGATCTGGCCCGGCGTCGGCCTGGCCGACGGCGGACCGGTGGCGAGCATCGACCGCCGGACCGACCCGGAGGCGTGGTTCCGCGCGGTCTACTCGGACACCTCCCTCACCACCCAGTGGGACGACGGAAGCCACACAGGACCCGACCGGGGCAACATCCCCACGTGCAGCAACTCCCAGCCCGCCATGGTGTTCTCCATGCTGGCGGCCCTGGACGTCCAGCCGGGCGCCAAGGTGCTGGAAGTAGGCACGGGGACCGGCTGGAACGCGGCTCTGCTGTCCGAACGGGTCGGCTCGGAGAACGTCACCACCATCGAGTTCGACCCAGAGAACGCGGCCACGGCCCGAGCCCGCCTGGACGCCACCGGCTACAACCCGGTGGCCGTGGTCGGTGACGGCTCCCAAGGCTGGGCGGCGTGCGCCCCGTACGACCGGGTGCTGATCACGGCATCCCTGCGGCAGATCCCGGCGGACATCATCCGGCAGAGCCGGCCCGGCGGGATCATCGTCTCCCCGTACGCCACGGAGTACGGCGGCGAGGCCGTGGTCCGCCTGACCGTCCGGGAGGACGGAAGCGCGTCCGGCCCGTTCGTCGGCTCCTCCGCCTTCATGCGGCTCCGGCAGCAACGCGCGTACCGAACCCACGTGAAGACGTACCTGGGCGGGAAGCCGTGGCCGGCCGATGGCCGCCGGACGACCACCTCCCTCTCCCCGGAGGACGCGGCCGACTGGCTCCCCATGTTCGCCATCGGGCTCCAGACGGAAGGCATGTTTCCCTACCCGGAGAAACTCGATGGTGGGCGCTACGCACTCTGGCTCCGGGACACCCAGGTCACCTCCTGGGCATCAATCGACTTCGTACCCGACGCGGAGGAGTTCGAGGTCTACCAGTCCGGGCCACGGGAGCTGTGGACCGAACTCACGGCCGCCCACGCCTGGTGGGACGACCAGGGCCATCCGGACTTCGAACGGTTCGGCCTCACCGTGGACCCCGACGGCACCGTCCGGGCCTGGCTCGACTCCCCGGAGCACCCGGTCCCGGCCGTCGGATAG
- a CDS encoding response regulator transcription factor — translation MTTTILLCDDHAVVRAGLLALLGSAPDIEVLGEAGSGEEAVALAAKLHPDVVLMDLQLGEGIDGVEATRRITAVTDPPHVLVLTTYDTDADVTRAIAAGATGYLLKAERPEELFSAIHSAAAGRTTLSAPVASRVMAHMRGSRPTLTDRELDILGQLARGLGNRDIARALFISEATVKTHLGRIYDKLGVETRAGAVSVAKEQRLLP, via the coding sequence ATGACGACGACGATCCTGCTCTGCGACGACCACGCCGTGGTCCGCGCCGGCCTGCTGGCACTGCTGGGCAGCGCACCGGACATCGAGGTCCTGGGCGAGGCGGGCAGCGGCGAGGAGGCGGTGGCCCTGGCCGCGAAGCTGCACCCGGACGTGGTGCTGATGGACCTCCAGCTGGGCGAGGGCATCGACGGCGTCGAGGCCACCCGCCGCATCACGGCGGTGACCGACCCCCCGCACGTACTCGTCCTCACGACGTACGACACGGACGCGGACGTCACCCGGGCCATCGCGGCGGGCGCCACGGGCTACCTGCTGAAGGCGGAGCGCCCGGAGGAGCTGTTCTCCGCGATCCACTCGGCGGCGGCGGGCCGCACCACGCTCTCCGCGCCGGTGGCGAGCCGTGTGATGGCCCACATGCGGGGCTCGCGCCCGACGCTGACGGACCGCGAGCTGGACATCCTGGGCCAGCTGGCGCGGGGGCTGGGCAACCGGGACATCGCACGGGCCCTGTTCATCAGCGAGGCCACGGTCAAGACCCACCTGGGCCGCATCTACGACAAGCTCGGCGTGGAGACCCGCGCGGGAGCGGTCTCCGTGGCGAAGGAGCAGCGCCTCCTGCCCTGA